The DNA window tataatcattattatcattgcAGCAGCTGCTGTGTTGTGAAGTGCcaaaatttgaaattttaTGTTGTATGTCTGTTAAGGAAAATTCGATACTATTTTTCCCCCCTTCaacatattcatattttttaaaatcgcTAATATTCTTACGATTAGAATGCTCCAGAAATAGATTATtccaaatattatattcatttaacgttctgttacttttttttctgtagTCCCTTTCATAAAGCTTTTcatgatattttatatatttactaatgTTGCAAATTCTGTTTTCTAAGTTAtcgtttatatttattttgtctaATTCGTCTTTTAGTATAGAGTTTGTGGATTCAAATTCAAATGTGAACATAGTATTCTCAAAAAAGTCTTTTTGTATATTGTCATCATGCGGAAGAAATATGCCTCTATTttcagtattttttttaattttatcttttattttttttgaataacttttatgtttaaatgtaaaagagttacttttattaacatattcTTGTAATTCTTCTATAATTATATCGTTACTAAAGATATGTAATTGTTCTTCTTTAATGGTGCAACGTTCAATAcatacaaaattttcatatagaAAATGATGCAAAACACTTTTTGCCTTTTCATCCAAAAGGGTAGATGATTTAATATTACTAACACATTCTTCAAAAGAGAGAACATTTTTATCACAAAAGTACTCAAAGATTACTATTAAGAAAGAATCTCctaatttgttcatattttttgacctaaaatttctatattttattttattaccgaattttttttttatatatatttcgtCCTGCTCATAATAAGTAAACAATTCGTTCAAATAACATGACTTTATCCTTTCCCTATAGTTTGTCTGATCTAGTAAATTTTTCAACTccaataatttataattaaagttttccttttttaattctattcCTCTCCATAATAAATAGGATTTATtagcaaaaaattttaaattaattctaGGAATACCTGTTTTTATTAAGtcttttctatttctattaataaaAGAGTTATCACTTCTTATACTGTATTTCTCACTGGAATTGTAAAATCTGCTACTACTAACATCAAATCCAAGATTAAAGATACTACTGCTTCCAGAActgtttttttcaaaaagctTCCCCagggaaaatatattttctgaaaataatatttgtctCTTATAGCCTAATCTTATGCATAGGccaattaaaatttttagaatGACACTTTCTCCATACGATAAGTAAGAACTAACGTTCATATTTAACTTACATACATAGTTATTTCTGGTGATTTTATCAACATTGTTACCATAATTTGTGTGTTTTCCATTAGTAtcattactactattattgcCATCATTGCTATAATTGTTACTGTTTGCGTTACCATTTTCGTTATTTCTATTTTCGTTTCCTTGGTGTAATAATACTCCTTTACCTTTTTCAGAAGTACTTACATTTTTACTTAACAAGTTGTTTGATTTCAAAAAGTGCTTATAACTACTTTCCCTTTGTTCTATATCATTTCTCTTTTCTATGTCGAACcctataaaataattctctAACCTGTATGTACTGTTAtcacattttattatttcgtaAGAATTGTCATAAATGTAGTATTTacacataaaatttatttcctttAGGTATTTAGATAAACTTGAATGAACAAAGTCCCCGTAAAGTATatcaacattttttatttttatgtaagacgtaaaaaaaatatttttgcaaagaaattttgaaataaaagtAACAAAATTCTTCTTCTGAATATTGCAAACAGaaagtaattttaaattatgaaatacaTTTTCTGCgtctaaaatattattgtcaGAATCTAAATATGTTTCGTTGAAATCCTCGTAAATTTTTAGCAACTCCCTTTTGCTAAATTCGTAAGGTTCTATTATAttgcaaaataaatatttaataaaataagttgAAAGCAATATGATATACAAAactttatacattatataaaggCAAAAGagaatgaaaattttatatattaattccattcatatgggtatatatgtatatatggatatctatatataagtatatatatacttcttCTTTGCTTTAAAGGATCGATTGAATTAAATaacctcttttttttttttcttaattcaaaaggaattttatttcatcttACTTTGGGAATATTCTGTTTTTTCTGAGACACTTATTATATATCGAAGTAGTGTAATCTGTACAcagatattttatttatccttCGTTATTGCTTATTTTTTGAGTGCTCTTTTTATTTgatcctttttattataatagttcttttttatcaacattttattttattttttacacaaACACGAATGTCATTTTAAGGTCATACACCTTCCTTATAATCAAACTCAAATgacataattttcatttcgtATGTAAAGAGAAAATGCATTTCCTATGACTTCGATAAATTTTTGATGCAACTGTAAAAATGTATCTATAtctacatatacatacactcatgtacacacatatatatatatatatatatataatgagaaATAGGAAAATTCCGGGAATACTTCTTTTACATGTCACACTTAAAAAATAGGTGAAGTGGTAACCTTTTTCTgctttaattaattttcttaaataatgAACATAACAATGAAATTACCACATTGTAAAACTGCTAATTTGatcaaacaaaaatatataaaaataagaaaaaaagtttgTTTTAAACAAATTCAGCTCCATTCACAGAAAAGAGTGAGGAAAAGGAGTGAGAAAAACTTAATATGTAGCATCTGCATGTTTTTAtctacatatacatacagtgtatataaataaaatatatatacattctgTTTGAACACATTATAtagttattatttaatgtgtCAACTTAAGTAATAACgttctttttatatgttaaattctataaacaatttttttttttcttaggAATTGAATTAACGGCTAGTTTACTTACCTTTTGACTAACATAGAATATGTAATttcaactattttttttcattttcaataGTTAATTCTtaacaaaaggaaaaaaaatagagatcacatatatgataaaaaaatttcattagccaatttttcttatatattctaataatCGATTATGAGGTGCTTTTAAAACACCATCAATATTGAAGctcattaaaattttcttttttcccaatttcataaaatttgtCCTATctctaaataaaatatattcagaatgtttaaaaaaaaaggaagattTTAATTAACTACATAAATGATCACAGACTATTTTATCATTCTATGTATACATCTTATTCAaaaacttttaattttttgctttaGTTCCCCCTCCCCTCaacatttttcatttgttcatttaatCTTTATAATGAATTTAGACAATGGGAATTATACGCCTTTAATATcgaactatttttttttttttttgaaattatgaaatattatgtaattaataaaaacatgcTTTTATTACTCTGTGATGAAGAAACAACTGTTTCATAGTTTgaaataaaggaaatatttcaagttataaaattttttttctttcctacATCTtcctattttaatttttatatgggATATATTAATGGGGCATGTGAATGAACAttaatacgtacatatatatatatatatatatatatatatatatatatatatgttttatctGTGTTCCTTTAGAAGATTTCCCTTTTTccaaataacatatttttttttcttcattttacCTTCtccatttatacatacaattaGTGTATATATGCCTATTTGATTATTTACATAGTTTGAGAATTTaaactgtttttttttctttagatCTTCAGTTCAacttatttaatttctttgATTCTTTAacattgaaaatattattatgttaacTATTTTctctaaaattatttcatgcATACAACATACAGGCAACATACAAATgtgaaacatatatacatacaacatatatatatatatatacatgcacacaATGCACACTTATATAACGAACACactacacaaatatatataacgtacatgtacgtatatacataatatacatatacaattttcttaattatgGAAAAGTAAGACGCACAACTATGTTTCAATCACGcatgttttctttttaaaaagggCGATAAAATTTATCAACCTGACACTTATGTTTATAACAGTAAGCTTTTCCTCTTTACAAGAACTATgttttaatatgtaaatttttacttatataaattttaaaataaataaggcAAGTACTTATTACTATTTATGAGTGATTAGATGAAGAAATTAATTCTGATTTACATAGAGGaacaaaacatttttataatattcatcttatttcttaaattttcgAAATAAAATTATCGATCGTCACacgttttaaaatttcactcgtttaaaaacttataaaatgtaaaaatgataaggaaaaataaataaaatatacatatgcttctctatttaaatataacgataataattttatacttaAAACCCGTACAACCTTCAgccttaaatttttttttttttttaactttttcgTAAACACATCTTTGTTGCcttgtttatttttcaatttttattaatttttaattttttttgaattaaaaatatatagtaacGAATTCACAATATCAAAATGTTGAAGTTTATTAAGAgtacaaatttatatatatattttttaaaagactTCAAATAGGTCCCTTTTATTTGATTTAACTGTTTTATATTCACATAAACGCATATGTATACGCATTTGTACATGCATATTGTATACGCATATAGTATAcgcatatgtatacgtatatgtacatgcatattgtatacgcatatagtatacgcatatgtatactcatatgtacatgcatattgTATACgcttatgtacatgtatatatatatatgcatatgtatacgcGTATACATACAATATAATGCATAAGTTTTGTAACTGGGGAatggtaaaattaaaaaaaaaatatggctTTTTCCtttgaatttaaaaatatttttttgtgtttttaaatatataaggaaatttttatttctctttttaattttttaaaatatttctcctttttgttccagataaaaaaaaaataaaaaaaggaaaaatcaaataatttTCCATACTTCagcaacaaaaaaaaaaaaaaaaaaaaaaagagtactTACACTACAAGCacaattttacataattcgCACTATTTAAATATGACAACTAGTACATTagcaatatattttgtatttcttaattttatttttagtttgTCAAGAATATACACTCTTTCTAGTAACTGcgattttaattttaatgtaaagCTACTATCcgatatatatgataaatataatggACGAAAAGTGGAAGAACAAGTTGAAAACACAAACCAttgtaataatttagaaaGTATTAATTCTCTTAAAGCTTTTTggttattaaaattaaagtcCATATGTACAAAAGAAACGTCAATTTTAGATAAACAGGTGTTCAATAATGTATGCAGTAGAACATTTACTGTACCCCATGTAACTATTAATGGGTTAGCAGTAGGAAATGATGTTGTGAACATTGAATTTTTTTGtgctcattttttatatagtaataacaaagaaattataaaatgtgtAAGGCACAAtgtgttaaaaaattacttaaatatgTATCATATAGCGTTTGATTTGTCTGTGTCACAAGATTTATTAAAACAGTCTAGTCATGTCGATAttgtattaaatttaaaagatattaatGGATTATCcttggtaaaaaaaattgtggaTGACTCTGTATGCAGAATACATTCAAGTGTCCACACTATTATGAATAAAGCAGattttgatttattaaaaGCATTATCAGGTTTATGTACGAAGTTAGGCTTTCATAAccaatttattataacagATAATATACATCCATTGGCCAATGCGTTATTGAAGGAAATACCATATAGTTTAAATTCATTACATTTTAGTATACAGAATAGTTCTATATATTATGGCAATTttgattattatttatataacctTAAATTAGCggatatagaatatatattaaactcATATTTGTCTTCATCAGtattaaaattaagtaaaaacCATTCGTATGTTACATGGATAGGtttaaataaagataataatctttataataagaaatattcagaactatataatttattggataataataaatatgttgaTAGAATAGTACGATGCTACAGTCAGTATACTTCTAAATATTATGGAGACAGTACAAAATACTTCCTTAGGTATATAccagaaaataaaagagacATGATGCAAAATAAtccaaaaatttttatttatttaattaatactatatgtaaaaatatccCATCAATTCATAAATGTGCCGagagaattatttttttggatGGGGTATATGATCtttattttaagaattttatgataaattttatatattacaacgcagcatgtatatttaattgcAATCCTGTTGATTtaggaaaaatattaaacgTTGAACAAGTGTGGGATATTCTTGTAACATATTTCTCCAATTCATATTTGATCAAGTATAAAAAGACAAAGCATAATAGTATTATTCATAGAAATAATGCTGATGCATCAGCAGATACGTACAAGGAACTATCCAAGTCATATTATGCGAATTATGATTATGATTATGTTCATACTGGCAAATGGAGaaaggaaataaatttaGATGATGAAGCAGCTATTTTGAGGCCTTCAGATGATGCAGTTGAATTTGAATTTTACAACTATACTTTTCAATCTCTCGATTTAGGAAGTTATggctttttcatttttaaaaaccaAATGGACGAGGACAACATTTGTAAAATATCTTCCCTAATAGAAGCTAATGGGAAGAAGTATGTtcatgtaaataaatttattacagatttctttaataagaataataaaagaatgcTTTCTTTTGATAAAGGAAACGGTAATTCAAATGATCATCATGATGGTCATAACGGAGGAAATGACGATGATCATCACGATGAACATGACGATGATCATCACGATGGAAATGACGATGATCATCAAGATGGAAATGACGATGAACATCACGACGGAAATGGCAATAATATGGACTCTTTTAACCTATTTGATGACTTCCTTGGAGATGATAAGGAAGGTGGTAGTTTTATGGATTTATTTCAAAACAGTAACATGTTcaataagaataaattatttgataatttatatcaCGGTGAAGATGGGGAGGAAAGCGATATTTATTCTGATAAGGAAGAAGAACCTTTTGACATAGAAAAGCATAAAATTTCTACAAGCGTTGGTTATATATATCCtctaaaaaatgaatatactCTTAAGGAATTACAACATGTGTATGAAGTTCATCCAACTTTTAATGATCTTGATGAAGAAATGAGGCATcaattttttagaaataaattatttgaaaaagatCTTTTTTTTACGCTGAAAGATGTACCAACAAAAAtagataattattataaatattattatgaaataaaaaaacacatGAATTTATTTGACGCACATGATGAGGAACATTATCAGACTTTAATTAAGAATTCAAAAAGTGATCCAAATGTTTTTTCCAAAATTGATGTAGAATTTTTATGCACAAGGACAGGTAAATGGCCTTTGCATAGATCTTCGGGAAGATGGTTATCAGATGTTTTGTGTGAAGCTAAATTAGTTCCCCAGTTATTGTATAATTATGAATACGCAGAGgaacacaaaaatataaataaaaatgaaattgaTGTTAATTTGTATACCATAGAAGAAGACACTAGATTAATTGGTATTGAATTTGAGGATCAAGAACCTCATAGATGTGCTATTAGTTATTTAGGAAATGAAAACAGAAAGACGCTTCTACCCATATCAGCAACTTCTTTAATTCAGGCATCTGTTGGATTTTGTATATTACATGGTTTTAAAATAGTATGGTTAGCAGATTCTgcttttgatatatatacaaatatttatttaagatATACTTCTATTTTAGAACAAGGTGTAACATACTATGAACAAAGTAAATTTGAAGTATATGGACAGACGAGATTAATAGCCAATTTGGAGTATATATCATCTGGTATGAATATTGAAAACAACCTTATTACATCaggtatatttaaaaataaatataatttaattagttTTCCAGGAATTGATTTACCTTTTCAATTACTGATGAGTAAAAGGGTTAAAGATActgtttataatttaaaatttgattGTAATAGTTCGTCGTATAATGGATGCTCCGAATATTATCCtctgatgaaaaaaaataaaaaaggtgcGTCTGATCGATATCATGgtaaaataattctaaatGGTAATTATTCCCAGAAGGAAAAAGATGAAATGTATGAATGTAGTTTTATGCATGATGAAACGTTTATCAAATTGAATAAAATGTTTCCTAAAGAATGTACCTTTGGATCTAGAATAGGTGATTGTCATAAAATAGTAAGAAAACATATCCCATGTCATGATAAACATTCATGTAGGTacttgttatatatttatgaaaatttccTTAAGCCGCAAAATCATACAAATTTGTTGCAtgaacattttataaaagtttCCGAAAATTTGACAAAATTGTCAAAACCATATTATTTACAATCGATTTTATCACTTGAACAtgatatagaaataaaaaaaagtaacaaAATGAATACGCAGTATGAtgatattgtattatttattttgaa is part of the Plasmodium malariae genome assembly, chromosome: 14 genome and encodes:
- the GP1 gene encoding golgi protein 1, putative, whose translation is MTTSTLAIYFVFLNFIFSLSRIYTLSSNCDFNFNVKLLSDIYDKYNGRKVEEQVENTNHCNNLESINSLKAFWLLKLKSICTKETSILDKQVFNNVCSRTFTVPHVTINGLAVGNDVVNIEFFCAHFLYSNNKEIIKCVRHNVLKNYLNMYHIAFDLSVSQDLLKQSSHVDIVLNLKDINGLSLVKKIVDDSVCRIHSSVHTIMNKADFDLLKALSGLCTKLGFHNQFIITDNIHPLANALLKEIPYSLNSLHFSIQNSSIYYGNFDYYLYNLKLADIEYILNSYLSSSVLKLSKNHSYVTWIGLNKDNNLYNKKYSELYNLLDNNKYVDRIVRCYSQYTSKYYGDSTKYFLRYIPENKRDMMQNNPKIFIYLINTICKNIPSIHKCAERIIFLDGVYDLYFKNFMINFIYYNAACIFNCNPVDLGKILNVEQVWDILVTYFSNSYLIKYKKTKHNSIIHRNNADASADTYKELSKSYYANYDYDYVHTGKWRKEINLDDEAAILRPSDDAVEFEFYNYTFQSLDLGSYGFFIFKNQMDEDNICKISSLIEANGKKYVHVNKFITDFFNKNNKRMLSFDKGNGNSNDHHDGHNGGNDDDHHDEHDDDHHDGNDDDHQDGNDDEHHDGNGNNMDSFNLFDDFLGDDKEGGSFMDLFQNSNMFNKNKLFDNLYHGEDGEESDIYSDKEEEPFDIEKHKISTSVGYIYPLKNEYTLKELQHVYEVHPTFNDLDEEMRHQFFRNKLFEKDLFFTLKDVPTKIDNYYKYYYEIKKHMNLFDAHDEEHYQTLIKNSKSDPNVFSKIDVEFLCTRTGKWPLHRSSGRWLSDVLCEAKLVPQLLYNYEYAEEHKNINKNEIDVNLYTIEEDTRLIGIEFEDQEPHRCAISYLGNENRKTLLPISATSLIQASVGFCILHGFKIVWLADSAFDIYTNIYLRYTSILEQGVTYYEQSKFEVYGQTRLIANLEYISSGMNIENNLITSGIFKNKYNLISFPGIDLPFQLLMSKRVKDTVYNLKFDCNSSSYNGCSEYYPLMKKNKKGASDRYHGKIILNGNYSQKEKDEMYECSFMHDETFIKLNKMFPKECTFGSRIGDCHKIVRKHIPCHDKHSCRYLLYIYENFLKPQNHTNLLHEHFIKVSENLTKLSKPYYLQSILSLEHDIEIKKSNKMNTQYDDIVLFILKNSIFYVSWVTSSEYWKRAVYVQYTDNLNTNNTFDGNNKKELFCPVAYAHEFIGHLLVQYMKFPQNELE
- the PmUG01_14036600 gene encoding conserved Plasmodium protein, unknown function, with amino-acid sequence MYKVLYIILLSTYFIKYLFCNIIEPYEFSKRELLKIYEDFNETYLDSDNNILDAENVFHNLKLLSVCNIQKKNFVTFISKFLCKNIFFTSYIKIKNVDILYGDFVHSSLSKYLKEINFMCKYYIYDNSYEIIKCDNSTYRLENYFIGFDIEKRNDIEQRESSYKHFLKSNNLLSKNVSTSEKGKGVLLHQGNENRNNENGNANSNNYSNDGNNSSNDTNGKHTNYGNNVDKITRNNYVCKLNMNVSSYLSYGESVILKILIGLCIRLGYKRQILFSENIFSLGKLFEKNSSGSSSIFNLGFDVSSSRFYNSSEKYSIRSDNSFINRNRKDLIKTGIPRINLKFFANKSYLLWRGIELKKENFNYKLLELKNLLDQTNYRERIKSCYLNELFTYYEQDEIYIKKKFGNKIKYRNFRSKNMNKLGDSFLIVIFEYFCDKNVLSFEECVSNIKSSTLLDEKAKSVLHHFLYENFVCIERCTIKEEQLHIFSNDIIIEELQEYVNKSNSFTFKHKSYSKKIKDKIKKNTENRGIFLPHDDNIQKDFFENTMFTFEFESTNSILKDELDKININDNLENRICNISKYIKYHEKLYERDYRKKSNRTLNEYNIWNNLFLEHSNRKNISDFKKYEYVEGGKNSIEFSLTDIQHKISNFGTSQHSSCCNDNNDYKKENCYEKLDYHQRENYYKNSYVHESYSEKEYNNTSNELEEYEIMDEINLLTKKYPNHLDTLFRNNKNKIKGIYPYLFIMHKGEKEINNLQNLYEYNTLRSVYESYHMSGGTNAKKDYNPNKNEIMRKEFFNFIYYTNNNYSFTVKNVPTKYKNILLLEEEKEEEDDEEIKIKPFINNGTEQNSNNSLLRKRNLKFLCTKDSIWPYSKKPIKFSSSSGVYCEAQFENVLSVRVLEEEQTFEYLLRHITSKKKNKNTLRNSEQGIYYYYTEDASINGERQQRNSDTFIYPEGLLYEAKGISLDENSSVKSQIIGFHFFNNACIIKYIGPGKKYHINNPILSNVLLKLVFGYCIMHGFTTLKVEAETLDYETGMKTTILEILLNGKTKYEQLGLKLTNVAIFSKELYYIITGFTSKNDLTLSGIVKFEHNLYVNHNIENFFFHYINREAKNMLYKLTFSCSEDYYPYKNCYDIYPLVRKNNDNYCYFEMNNIFKELNELFPDVCTIGSRIGKCYEQIKKYILCSNNSEGCKYYNFIIDTFIKPRRKTSFFINHNMNVQEYLTRKSYTYYLILSELIKNGESGLLEKKNYDYMTHAQAYFFLAHILKNSTFFIFWNFSTEFWKRFQYIQKNEDGNAFTDSKTQTIFCPMAYAYEFIYHFNTFYRNA